One Anas platyrhynchos isolate ZD024472 breed Pekin duck chromosome 10, IASCAAS_PekinDuck_T2T, whole genome shotgun sequence genomic window carries:
- the SPRY3 gene encoding protein sprouty homolog 3 — MQLSSSVAELSCDETMDPPAEDFQQVLSIDQIRSIRASNNYVERPAACFQQARSNPSLSQPPHKQEWPQDRLVSSTFPDLHRSHSQQHQMPPLQQPMSHSSTASSVSQSTTASEQRLLSSLTPSHSGHSLIRTQPRAGEVKPEESSPLKGAVEKPSLHAGHLFICEECGRCKCARCTAARSLPSCWLCNQRCLCSPESLLDYGTCLCCVKGLFYHCSTDDEDTCADDPCSCGPGSCCARWAAMSFLSLLMPCLCCYFPTLGCLKLCQRGYDGLKRPGCRCQTHTNTVCRKISSSSGTPFPKTLDKPV, encoded by the coding sequence ATGCAGCTCTCTTCCAGTGTGGCTGAGCTCAGCTGCGACGAGACCATGGACCCACCCGCCGAGGACTTCCAGCAGGTCCTGTCCATTGACCAAATCCGCTCCATCCGTGCCAGCAACAACTACGTGGAGAGGccggctgcctgcttccagcaAGCCCGCTCCAACCCGTCCCTTTCGCAGCCACCGCACAAGCAGGAGTGGCCTCAGGACCGCCTGGTGTCTTCCACCTTCCCGGACCTGCACCgcagccacagccagcagcaccagatGCCACCCCTGCAGCAACCCATGAGCCATTCCAGCACGGCCAGCTCCGTGTCCCAAAGCACCACCGCCTCCGAACAGCGCCTGCTGAGCAGCCTGACGCCGTCCCACTCGGGCCACTCGCTCATCCGGACGCAGCCCCGGGCTGGCGAGGTGAAGCCGGAGGAATCTTCTCCGCTGAAAGGGGCGGTGGAGAAGCCCAGCCTGCACGCCGGGCACCTCTTCATCTGCGAGGAGTGCGGGCGCTGCAAGTGCGCCCGCTGCACGGCTGCCCGcagcctgccctcctgctggcTCTGCAACCAGCGCTGCCTCTGCTCCCCCGAGAGCCTCCTCGACTATGGGACTTGCCTCTGCTGCGTCAAGGGTCTCTTCTACCACTGCTCCACCGACGACGAGGACACCTGCGCCGatgacccctgctcctgcgggccGGGGTCCTGCTGCGCCCGCTGGGCTGCCATgagcttcctctccctcctcatgccctgcctctgctgctaCTTTCCCACCTTGGGGTGCCTCAAACTTTGCCAGCGGGGTTACGACGGCCTGAAACGCCCCGGCTGCCGCTGCCAGACCCACACCAACACGGTGTGCAGAAAGATCTCCTCCTCCAGCGGCACGCCTTTCCCCAAGACGCTGGATAAGCCGGTATGA